A stretch of DNA from Verrucomicrobiia bacterium:
TCGGCCACACTATTTTTAAAACGATTCAGGGTGAGGGTGATTTTGAGTGAAGAGTGGTGAGGTTGAGGGCGTCTTAGGTGATGATGGATTTGCAGTTCCCAAAGCGGGCTGGGCGGCTTACTTTGGGTGGTAGTAACAGCAACAGCTTATGACATCTCGTTTTCATTTCATGTGGGTGTGTGCGGTATTGGCTTTGTGCGTGGTGACTGGGCCGATGAGGGCGGAGGATAAGGCGGTGACGAAGGAGCCGGAGTGGCAGGCGTTGTTCGATGGCAAAACGTTAAAAGGCTGGAAGCCGGCGGATTTTCCGAGCGGAGGGGCTATCGAGGTAAAGAATGGGGTGTTGCAGATGGGGATGGGGGAGACTTTGAGCGGGGTGACGTATACGAATGCGGTGCCGACGACGGATTATGAGGTGGAGGTGGAGGGGAAGAAGGTGGTGGGGTCGGATTTTTTTTGCGCGTTGACGTTTCCGGTGGGGAAGGAGCATTGCACGTTTGTGATGGGGGGATGGGGCGGGGCGGTGGTGGGGATCTCGAGCATCGACCTGATGGATGCTTCTGAGAATGAGACGACGAAGTATATGAAGTTCGAGAAGGAGAAGTGGTACAAGGTGCGGGTGAAGGTGACGGGGAAGAAGATCGAGGCGTGGATCGATGGGGAGAAGTTCGCGGATGTGGAGCTGGAGGGGAAGAAGATCAGCATGCGTGCGGGTGACATCGAACAGAATGTGCCGTTCGGGATCGCATCGTATCAGACGGAGTCGGCATTCAAGAGTGTGAAGCTGCGGGCGCTTGCGCCGGGAAAGCCGGTGGCACCGGCGGGGCAATAGGATTTTTCAGACTGCTCCTTCGCCGAAGCCTAGCCCTGACGCAAAAAATCCGCGCTCCTATCGGCCACAGTATTTCTTGAAAAGCTCTAGCGGGTGGGGTCGTCCAGTGATTCGGAGGAAATGGCGCGTGGGGATTTTTTGGTGGTGCATTTCTTTTTGCGGGCTTTCTTCATGGGCGTGGTGGTGGCGGTGAGTTTGCGGCCGGGAGTGCAAGGGGCGAGTTTGGGGCGTTTCAATAATTCAGCGCGCCACCAGGTGACTTGA
This window harbors:
- a CDS encoding DUF1080 domain-containing protein, whose protein sequence is MTSRFHFMWVCAVLALCVVTGPMRAEDKAVTKEPEWQALFDGKTLKGWKPADFPSGGAIEVKNGVLQMGMGETLSGVTYTNAVPTTDYEVEVEGKKVVGSDFFCALTFPVGKEHCTFVMGGWGGAVVGISSIDLMDASENETTKYMKFEKEKWYKVRVKVTGKKIEAWIDGEKFADVELEGKKISMRAGDIEQNVPFGIASYQTESAFKSVKLRALAPGKPVAPAGQ